The following proteins come from a genomic window of Proteiniphilum propionicum:
- the lysA gene encoding diaminopimelate decarboxylase → MIKGAFPVEKFKKLDTPFYYYDMELLRNTLETIKKETENRPFHIHYAVKANANPRIMEEIASFGFGVDCVSGNEILKALECGFSPGKIVFAGVGKSDREIEIGLKHDIFCFNVESIPELEVLNSLSEGKGKTARVALRINPNVDAHTHKYITTGLEENKFGINERDLPEVLKLINSSPNIELIGMHFHIGSQITDLSSFEDLCVKVEELQEWFNKRGVRLSIINVGGGLGINYHHPNHFPMADFESYFRLFVKNLKLQKGQNLHFELGRSVVAPCGSLITRVLYVKKGIQKKFLIVDAGMTDLIRPALYQAFHHIENISSDNEYTPYDVVGPICESSDVFAEQLMLNWAERGDLLAIRSTGAYGETMASQYNCRDLPESCFSDTL, encoded by the coding sequence TCAAGAAACTTGACACGCCTTTCTATTATTACGATATGGAGCTGTTGAGAAACACTCTTGAGACAATAAAGAAAGAGACCGAAAATAGGCCGTTTCACATACACTACGCGGTAAAGGCGAATGCAAACCCGCGCATTATGGAAGAGATAGCTTCTTTCGGGTTTGGTGTGGACTGTGTAAGCGGAAATGAAATACTAAAGGCACTGGAGTGTGGTTTTTCTCCCGGTAAAATTGTTTTTGCCGGCGTTGGAAAGAGCGACAGGGAGATAGAGATCGGGCTCAAGCATGATATATTCTGCTTTAACGTTGAATCTATACCTGAGCTTGAGGTGCTCAATTCCCTTTCTGAAGGAAAAGGAAAAACTGCTCGTGTGGCTCTTCGCATTAACCCTAACGTTGATGCGCATACCCACAAATATATTACCACCGGTTTAGAAGAAAACAAGTTCGGCATCAACGAAAGGGATCTTCCGGAAGTGCTGAAGCTTATAAACTCCTCTCCGAATATTGAGCTCATCGGGATGCATTTCCATATAGGTTCTCAGATTACCGACCTCTCTTCGTTCGAGGATCTATGCGTTAAAGTTGAGGAGTTGCAGGAATGGTTTAACAAAAGGGGTGTAAGGCTTTCGATAATAAATGTGGGTGGAGGACTTGGAATAAATTATCATCATCCCAACCATTTCCCGATGGCTGATTTTGAGTCCTATTTCAGGTTGTTCGTAAAAAACCTGAAGCTACAAAAAGGCCAGAATCTGCACTTCGAACTGGGCCGTTCGGTAGTAGCTCCATGCGGTTCACTTATTACCCGCGTTCTTTACGTGAAGAAAGGTATTCAGAAGAAATTTCTGATAGTTGATGCCGGCATGACCGATTTAATCCGGCCAGCCTTGTATCAGGCATTTCATCATATTGAAAATATCAGCTCAGACAATGAATACACACCCTACGACGTTGTAGGCCCTATCTGTGAATCTAGTGACGTGTTCGCTGAACAGTTAATGTTGAACTGGGCAGAAAGGGGTGATCTCTTAGCCATTCGTTCTACCGGAGCATACGGAGAAACAATGGCATCACAATACAACTGCCGCGATCTTCCTGAATCCTGTTTTTCTGATACTCTTTAA